The DNA segment cactcctgtttcaaacacgtttaacacattgtgctacaatttaacactggttcctgaataggaaacctacactttctcttaacACTGTGCAttaacgcttttctcaagataacactggttggattattgtataattcatagctcacaatataattattgtcacatcaagtgtcaaacacacacacttatttacaatcaaatatcatgcccacaatttaacatctcataatatcacatcaaccatctcatttttacatgtatcccgaaaattgacacattcaactttgtactactcaatcttcacaataatattataataccattataataacttattacaccttataattcatatatacatcacacaataataatatttgcatgatacaaaacatatatatgtatatgtatatagtaaattaaactacattgtttttaatcaaaggatttctataacaatttaatattacatcaaaagaaattaccactaggcattaaccttgcaattttctttaatttattattctagtattacaataattatatacacataacatgttgatcatcgtcgtagaaaaattagaacaagataataacTTGTAcaaaataagtcattgaataatattatttaaaatataatttacattaataaaaagagcttaattttttctaaggggttcacactcaacacaagaacacatcaatcTCACAATcatttctcattgggacatcaactgattcatcaaacaaatataattcactataataattataaggataaaatgaaaattgcaaaaacaccccaaaactcattccaattgatatctctaaggatccctacacatgttctcattaatccccaattgtgaataactcatcccttacctctaagcgggctcatgtGTCTTCAGCtagcgatagcagcatctctagcggttccttgACATTCCTCccatttttttcctctaattgCTCCGATaaagttcccaaacgtcagagagacagagaagggattgaagcctccgcTTGTACTGTCTTGGtgtgattcctttttctctctacCTGACTATTATCTCGCACatcccaacggtgaaggtgTGCGGAACTGAACCTCGAACcacatataaaaaattcatgaaaatccaacggttaacaaaaccgggatcatagttttactgagaccgttttaggtttctgcgggaaagaaaaagacTATGATGCAAaaggtatttctctcagctcaaacatgatatcgaaattcccaatGGTGAGAATTCTCTAAATTGGGTTAGAaacgtggtgctcaaatttcatgacgatccaacggtgaacgagtccAAGATCATCGTTTTTTTGAAACAGGTTTGGTGGGTTGCgcgaaaaagaaagggttttgagtggagaaaagagaaaaacgaaaatgaggggaAGAGGAGGCACCTGACTTAATATTACTATCTATACCTAgagtactcagcctattatttgttctatatttatttatttatttatttttttactaaaaagttttttaaatttatttaaaaaaaattggaatgttACATCTGTGatattgtgtttgtttgttttcgaTTTGAGGGGTCAGAAGGTCAAGGCTTCATCGTTTAATCATGCATTGTGTTATTCTCACTTCTAACCCTAGGCTGCTGCCACATATTAATACCTTCACCATCCCCTATTCTCCACCTCAAACCCATATATATTAAGCAAATCCCAGGGACTCCAAATGTTTCACGAAATAAAAACTAGGTTTATGACCCAAAGTCAAACCCATAAAATCCCCCTTAGGAAAGTGTTTAGCTTTGAGAAATGTAGACACCAAAACATTGGGGTTAGAGAAAAAATTTCACCCTTGTTTCCCAAGCACAACCAAGTTAAAGGCACCAAGGTTTCCAAAATTCAGCCCTCGATTCTCCTTACCGATAGCAATTTTGTCCCAAGACAACCACTTTATTCCTTTCCCATTTGTTCCCTACCAATAATATTTTGACATATGTTAAAGCTCATCATTAAGGGAAGAAGATAAACACTCATAACAACATAAGTGAGAATAGATTGTAAGACAAATCATTATCTGAACCTtaagtcttataaataaaaatggaagaaatacTTATAAAACTATACACTAAAAGTTGAAACTAAAAGTAGACacatactattaaaaaaatattttgagtaaGGAGAAATCTAAATTTTGCATCTTTACATCTGTTGAATTGATTACATGTAAATTAATTCTTATTGCTcaagttaaaaatttattaaatgatttagtgATAATATTGACAATTAGTTAGTCGTCTTCTATGTTCAAAATAACACGTATCCTGTATTCTAAGCAATAATTgctattatatttgttttctgcTCCTCTGTTAGTGAGTTTGGGAACAGAACCTCAAACGTGACGTAAAGATCTCCTTTCTTTGTGCTCATATGCACTGGCATGCCCTCTCCTTTGAACTTCGTCACTTGCTTTGGATTTGTGATTCCCTAATGATCAAAAGAAGTCTGTCAGATATGTGCCTTTTCTTACACAAAGTTAAATTTCGTATCAATTCCAATGTGACCTGCAACAAGGTTACTTTATGCTCACCTTCGTCCTTATGTCCACCAGATGCTCATCTAGGTGTTTAACAGTCTTCTCAAAGCCGACAAATGCTTGAACCtgaagatatattttaaaaaataaaaatgcacgtAGAATTTTAAGAACAACAACAGACGAGTTAATGGttttcaaaatcacaaaatgttttaattcctCGAATAGATTAGTATACTTTCCtacgcaaaaaaaaaatactgttaGTCTACGGTTACATGCCTTGAACCTGTCCAATATAGCTAGGAACATAGTACAGATCATGCAATTGATATTTGATAACAATACAAAGTTGCGAATTATTGTAATGTTTACCAGTGTTATAGTGACAGTGGTGTGCAAGTCATTGCCTTCCCTTCTGAAGAGGTCATGGGCTGCTGTGCGGATACGAAACTGCTCAAAATACCATATATAATGTAAGCAAACTGCACGTTACCATGCATACAAAACAGTTGttataaaaacatgaaaaaactaAGTTACTAACCCTTAGATCTCCAGACTCTCCATC comes from the Glycine soja cultivar W05 chromosome 6, ASM419377v2, whole genome shotgun sequence genome and includes:
- the LOC114416083 gene encoding dnaJ protein ERDJ3B-like — protein: MEKVCDKCPNVKYERDGHFITVDIKKGIQDGQEVLFFEDGEPIIDGESGDLRFRIRTAAHDLFRREGNDLHTTVTITLVQAFVGFEKTVKHLDEHLVDIRTKGITNPKQVTKFKGEGMPVHMSTKKGDLYVTFEVLFPNSLTEEQKTNIIAIIA